The segment TATTAGCAAGTGTAGTAGCAGCAGAAAAACCTGTAGCATATTTATAAACATAAAAATTGTAATAGAAATGAGGGATACGTGCCCACTCTAGATCTATTTGATCATCAATTTTGATATCTGAACCAAAATAATCAATGTTTAATTGGCGATAAATTTCTTTTAAACATTCAGCTGTTAATGGTGTCCCTTTCTCTGCTTCTTCATGGATGATTTTTTCAAATTCAGCAAACATGGTTTGACGGAAAACTGTTCCCCTAAATTGCTCTAAATAATGATTAATTAAATATTTCTTTTTCAATTCATCATCAGTATTTTCAAGTAAATAATGCAATAGTAAAATTTCATTTAAAGTTGAAGCAACTTCAGCAACAAAAATCTTATAATCCGCATAAACAAAAGGTTGATTTTCATTTGAATAATATGTATGTAAGGCATGACCCATTTCGTGAGCCAAAGTAAACATGCTATCAAGATTGTCTGTATGATTTAATAAGACATAAGGATGAACACCATAGGTTCCAGAAGAATATGCGCCAGATCTTTTTCCTTTATTTTCATATACATCTATCCAGCCAGAATCATACCCTTTTTGCATAATACTTGAATATTCCTCACCTAAAGGAGCAACTCCTTTCAATACTGTTTCTTTTGCTTCAGAGTAAGGAATTTTAAGATCAAGATTTTTTACCAGTGGTACGTAAACATCATACATATGTAAATTATCAAGCTCTAAAGCCTTTTTACGAATAGATACATATTGATACATTGCATCAATATTATCTCTCACTGTGGAAATCAGATTATTATAGACATCTACTGGTACATTATCATTATCAAGAGCTGCTTCTAATGCAGAATTATAGTTTCTGGCTCTAGCATAAAAAATATGGCTCTTAACTGAAGTATTTAATGTACTAGCAAAGGTATTTTCAAATTCATCATATTTACTGTATAAAGCTTTAAAGGCGTCTTCACGAACCCTTCTATCCTTATTTTGCATATATTCAATATAGCGACCATGGGTAATTCTGACTTCTTCTCCTTCTCCATCTTCAATTGTCGGGAAAGTAAGGTCAGCATTATTAAGTATGCCGAAAATATTACCTGGACCCTGTGCAAGATCCCCGGCCATAGCTAATAGTTTTTCTTCTTGAGCACTTAAAAAGTGATCTTTTTTTCTCATTATATTTTCCAATAAATGACGATATAATTGCAATTCTTCTTTTTCTTCTAAATACTTCTCCATATCTTCTTTCGAAAGGGATACTATTTCTGGTACCATAAAAGAAATAGCACTATTAACTTCATTATAAAGACTTTGTGCTCTGTTATTTATTCCCTGATAAGTTTGGTTCCCTGTATCCTCATCATGTCTCATGTGGGAATAAGCATATAGTCTTGATACAAGCTCTTCGATTTTTAAAATTAGTTCAATCCCCTCATACAATTTCTCACTAGAAGAAACTAATTGACTTTTATAGTTTTCTACTTCCTTTAACATTTCTTTAACTTTATTAAAATCTTTTTCCCATTCTTCATCAGATTTATAGATACTTTCTAAATTCCACTTATGTTGATCATCAACTTCGTTTCTAGATGGTAATTCTTTAGCCATAATTA is part of the Halanaerobiaceae bacterium ANBcell28 genome and harbors:
- the pepF gene encoding oligoendopeptidase F codes for the protein MAKELPSRNEVDDQHKWNLESIYKSDEEWEKDFNKVKEMLKEVENYKSQLVSSSEKLYEGIELILKIEELVSRLYAYSHMRHDEDTGNQTYQGINNRAQSLYNEVNSAISFMVPEIVSLSKEDMEKYLEEKEELQLYRHLLENIMRKKDHFLSAQEEKLLAMAGDLAQGPGNIFGILNNADLTFPTIEDGEGEEVRITHGRYIEYMQNKDRRVREDAFKALYSKYDEFENTFASTLNTSVKSHIFYARARNYNSALEAALDNDNVPVDVYNNLISTVRDNIDAMYQYVSIRKKALELDNLHMYDVYVPLVKNLDLKIPYSEAKETVLKGVAPLGEEYSSIMQKGYDSGWIDVYENKGKRSGAYSSGTYGVHPYVLLNHTDNLDSMFTLAHEMGHALHTYYSNENQPFVYADYKIFVAEVASTLNEILLLHYLLENTDDELKKKYLINHYLEQFRGTVFRQTMFAEFEKIIHEEAEKGTPLTAECLKEIYRQLNIDYFGSDIKIDDQIDLEWARIPHFYYNFYVYKYATGFSAATTLANKILDEGEGAVKRYIDFLKSGDSDYPLNVLKTAGVDMTSPDPIKAAIDTFKDFLSKFEELL